One genomic window of Caenorhabditis elegans chromosome I includes the following:
- the unc-89 gene encoding Muscle M-line assembly protein unc-89 (Confirmed by transcript evidence) — MVRFTINCANSTIDGLSSLAHPGVEIAEPKGVNRETCVRVFVRQLLLALKHMHDLRIAHLDLRPETILLQDDKLKLADFGQARRLLRGLITGEIKGSPEFVSPEIVRSYPLTLATDMWSTGVLTYVLLTGLSPFHGDNDNETLANVDSCQFDSSPLGNFSYDAGDFVKKLLTEIPVSRLTVDEALDHPWINDEKLKTEPLSADTLREFKYQHKWLERRVFVQQTPSEQILEAILGPATAQAQQNAPVAPEGRRPAEIYDYLRIQPKKPPPTVEYVPQPRKEHPPFIDEFGQLIDGDAFDRPEGTGFEGPHRQPPQIPPQPQRPNQAAHDSRRHEQQPQHQGQPQRIPVDQYGRPLVDPRYLNDPSHRPSSLDDAPFYVDKYGNPVHFDKYGRPMAPQNLEKRKLIPQDKGETPSHSKKEKTQHPVATPILASPGGDQQQQKIPMRMIRGERREIEEEIANRILSDISEEGSIAGSLASLEDFEIPKDFQVEASEPSTPTLTPEVTIRETIPKPTPSPTSPQKSPVPQPQGLLIPAKVTYSDSILAGLPAADKKVLEDAENDPSIPVGAPLFLEGLHGSDLTIDTTSASGLIKVTSPAINLSPNPKSPRRSTPGTKSPVVLSPRQEHSMEVLIATKRGKPGFLPPGELAEDIDDEDAFMDDRKKQVKPKDHDGENDFKDEKERLEKDKNRRTVNLDDLDKYRPSAFYKDDSDFGHPGYDIDATPWDSHYQIGPDTYLMAARGAAFNSRVRNYREELFGMGAPTVKQGFLGVRNRDITVRERRRYTDILRETTQGLEPKSHEQSTALLQKAPSATAIERIKADIEKVTPCATKKNDDGTFAPIFTARLRDVYLRKNQPAIFECAVSASPAPKVTWDFQGKILESNDRVTIEQDNNVARLILNHAAPYDLGEYVCTAINEYGTDKSSCRLISGETPSRPGRPEAELSSDTEIFIQWEAPEGPTYLEGITYRLEYRVAGPNDHGDPWITVSEKIDDESVIVKHLSPLGIYQFRVTAQNGFGLGLPSLSSRIVQTHGKGAPKLQIDVLKSEIRLNVVSMPQKSTNQLGGISEESEEDSEARTANEDMKSNLQLQTDDPTGRFQIGGLKFKGRFSVIRDAVDSTTEGHAHCAVKIRHPSSEAISEYESLRDGQHENVQRLIAAFNNSNFLYLLSERLYEDVFSRFVFNDYYTEEQVALTMRQVTSALHFLHFKGIAHLDVNPHNIMFQSKRSWVVKLVDFGRAQKVSGAVKPVDFDTKWASPEFHIPETPVTVQSDMWGMGVVTFCLLAGFHPFTSEYDREEEIKENVINVKCDPNLIPVNASQECLSFATWALKKSPVRRMRTDEALSHKFLSSDPSMVRRRESIKYSASRLRKLAAMIRQPTFSQPISEELESKYGK, encoded by the exons ATGGTTAGGTTTACCATTAATTG tgcaaacTCAACTATCGACGGCCTCTCAAGCCTTGCGCACCCTGGCGTCGAAATTGCTGAGCCAAAAGGAGTCAACCGTGAAACATGTGTTCGTGTCTTTGTTCGTCAACTTCTTCTTGCTCTCAAGCACATGCATGATTTGCGAATTGCCCATCTAGATCTCCGTCCCGAAACCATTCTTCTTCAAGATGATAAGCTGAAATTAGCAGACTTCGGTCAAGCAAGACGCCTTCTACGCGGCCTTATCACCGGAGAAATCAAGGGATCGCCCGAGTTCGTGAGCCCTGAAATCGTGAGAAGTTACCCATTGACCCTGGCAACTGATATGTGGAGTACTGGAGTTTTGACATATGTATT ACTAACCGGATTGTCACCATTCCACGGAGATAATGACAATGAGACCCTTGCAAACGTTGATAGTTGCCAATTTGATTCGTCTCCTCTTGGCAACTTCTCCTATGACGCCGGAGATTTCGTCAAGAAACTGTTGACCGAGATTCCAGTCTCACGTTTGACAGTTGATGAAGCATTAGACCATCCATGGATTAACGAtgaaaagctgaaaactgAACCTTTGTCAGCTGACACGTtgagggaattcaaatatcaGCATAAGTGGCTG GAACGTCGCGTGTTCGTTCAACAGACGCCGTCCGAACAGATTCTTGAAGCAATTCTTGGTCCGGCAACGGCACAAGCTCAACAAAATGCTCCTGTAGCACCGGAAGGTCGACGTCCTGCTGAAATTTACGACTATCTGAGAATTCAGCCGAAAAAGCCACCACCGACTGTGGAATACGTTCCACAACCTAGAAAAGAGCATCCGCCGTTTATTGACGAATTCGGACAACTTATTGACGGAGACGCTTTTGATCGACCAGAGGGTACTGGATTTGAAGGACCACATAG acAACCACCACAAATTCCACCTCAACCTCAACGACCGAACCAGGCAGCTCACGATTCGAGACGACACGAACAACAACCACAACATCAGGGGCAACCACAGCGAATTCCTGTTGATCAATACG gtcGTCCGCTAGTCGACCCACGTTACCTGAACGATCCATCGCACCGCCCGAGTTCCCTTGACGACGCTCCATTCTACGTGGACAAATACGGAAATCCGGTGCACTTTGACAAATACGGTAGACCAATGGCTCCACAAAACTTGGAAAAGCGAAAGCTTATCCCACAAGACAAAGGAGAAACCCCATCtcattccaaaaaagaaaagactCAGCATCCAGTTGCTACACCGATTCTAGCATCGCCGGGAGGAGATCAACAGCAGCAGAAGATCCCGATGAGAATGATCCGTGGGGAACGAAGAGAAATCGAAGAGGAAATTGCGAATAGAATATTATCAGATATTTCTGAAGAAGGATCAATTGCTGGTTCACTTGCCAGtttggaagattttgagaTTCCCAAG gatTTCCAAGTAGAGGCATCTGAGCCATCAACACCAACTCTCACACCAGAAGTAACAATCAGAGAGACTATTCCAAAGCCAACACCATCTCCAACATCCCCACAGAAATCTCCAGTTCCACAACCACAAGGTCTCTTGATTCCAGCAAAGGTCACCTACTCTGACTCAATACTCGCCGGACTCCCTGCAGCAGATAAAAAG GTCCTCGAAGACGCGGAAAACGATCCATCCATCCCAGTCGGTGCTCCACTTTTCCTTGAAGGACTCCACGGATCTGATCTTACAATCGACACGACCTCAGCTTCAGGACTGATCAAAGTCACATCCCCAGCTATCAACCTCAGTCCAAATCCAAAATCTCCACGCCGTTCCACTCCAGGTACAAAGAGTCCAGTTGTGTTGAGTCCACGTCAAGAGCACTCAATGGAAGTATTGATCGCAACAAAGCGAGGAAAACCTGGATTCTTGCCACCAGGAGAACTTGCTGAAGATATTGATGATGAGGATGCATTTATGGATGACAGAAAGAAACAAGTGAAACCAAAGGATCATGATGgagaaaatgatttcaaaGATGAGAAAGAAAGACTGGAGAAGGACAAAAACAGAAGAACTGTTAACTTGGATGATCTTGATAAATATCGTCCAAGTGCATTCTACAAAGATGATAGTGATTTCGGACATCCTGGATATGATATTGATGCAACTCCATGGGACTCACATTATCag ATTGGTCCAGACACTTATCTGATGGCTGCTCGTGGAGCCGCCTTCAACTCCCGAGTCCGTAACTATCGTGAGGAACTCTTCGGAATGGGGGCTCCAACTGTCAAACAGGGATTCCTCGGAGTCAGAAATCGTGACATTACTGTTCGTGAACGTCGTCGTTACACTGATATCCTCCGCGAGACTACACAAGGCCTTGAGCCAAAATCTCATGAGCAATCAACAGCTCTTCTTCAAAAAGCTCCATCAGCAACAGCAATTGAGAGAATTAAGGCTGATATTGAGAAGGTCACGCCGTGTGCCACAAAGAAGAATGATGATGGAA CCTTTGCCCCAATCTTCACTGCCCGTCTCCGTGATGTGTATCTTCGTAAAAACCAACCAGCAATTTTCGAATGCGCTGTTTCAGCCAGCCCGGCTCCAAAAGTTACTTGGGACTTCCAAGGGAAGATTCTAGAGTCTAACGACAGGGTTACAATCGAACAAGATAACAATGTCGCCCGTCTTATCCTTAACCATGCAGCTCCTTACGATCTTGGAGAATACGTGTGCACTGCCATAAATGAATATGGAACAGATAAATCAAGTTGCCGACTGATAAGTGGAGAGACTCCATCTCGTCCAGGAAGACCTGAAGCTGAACTCTCATCTGATACGGAGATTTTCATTCAATGGGAAGCTCCAGAAGGACCAACATATCTGGAAGGTATCACCTACAGACTCGAATATCGTGTTGCAGGACCGAATGATCATGGTGACCCATGGATCACTGTTTCTGAAAAGATTGATGATGAATCTGTAATTGTTAAACATCTATCACCACTTGGAATTTATCAATTCCGAGTCACTGCACAGAATGGATTCGGTCTAGGGCTCCCATCATTGAGTAGCAGAATTGTTCAAACTCACGGAAAAGGAGCACCAAAGTtgcaaattgatgttttgaAATCCGAGATTCGACTGAATGTTGTTTCAATGCCTCAAAAGTCTACAAATCAATTAGGAGGAATTTCGGAGGAAAGTGAAGAGGATTCGGAGGCAAGAACGGCAAATGAAGATATGAAATCAAATCTGCAATTGCAAACTGATGATCCAACAGGACGGTTCCAG ATCGGTGGTCTCAAGTTCAAGGGACGTTTCTCTGTGATCCGCGACGCCGTCGATTCCACAACAGAAGGTCACGCCCATTGCGCTGTGAAGATTCGTCATCCATCGTCTGAAGCGATCTCAGAGTATGAATCGCTTCGTGATGGTCAGCATGAAAATGTTCAACGCCTTATCGCCGCATTCAATAACTCCAATTTCTTGTATCTATTATCGGAAAGACTCTACGAAGATGTGTTTTCTCGTTTTGTGTTCAACGATTATTATACAGAAGAACAAGTTGCATTGACAATGAGACAAGTCACTTCGGCACTTCATTTCTTGCATTTCAAAGG aattGCCCATCTTGATGTGAATCCACACAACATAATGTTCCAATCAAAACGTAGTTGGGTCGTGAAACTAGTTGATTTTGGAAGAGCACAAAAAGTGTCGGGAGCTGTGAAACCAGTTGATTTTGATACTAAATGGGCTTCACCAGAATTCCATATTCCGGAAACTCCGGTTACCGTTCAAAGTGACATGTGGGGTATGGGAGTCGTCACTTTCTGCCt TCTCGCTGGATTCCACCCGTTCACTTCTGAATACGACCGCGAAGAGGAGATCAAGGAGAACGTGATCAATGTGAAATGTGATCCAAATTTGATTCCAGTCAACGCTTCCCAAGAATGCCTTTCATTTGCCACGTGGGCGCTCAAAAAGTCGCCAGTTCGCCGAATGAGAACCGACGAGGCTCTTTCTCATAAGTTCCTTTCTTCAGATCCATCGATGGTTAGAAGGAGGGAATCTATTAA ATACTCTGCATCAAGACTCCGAAAGCTTGCCGCAATGATCCGCCAGCCAACATTCagccaaccaatcagcgaagAGCTCGAGTcgaaatatggaaaataa
- the unc-89 gene encoding Muscle M-line assembly protein unc-89 (Confirmed by transcript evidence), which yields MFRLVEDCELCANSTIDGLSSLAHPGVEIAEPKGVNRETCVRVFVRQLLLALKHMHDLRIAHLDLRPETILLQDDKLKLADFGQARRLLRGLITGEIKGSPEFVSPEIVRSYPLTLATDMWSTGVLTYVLLTGLSPFHGDNDNETLANVDSCQFDSSPLGNFSYDAGDFVKKLLTEIPVSRLTVDEALDHPWINDEKLKTEPLSADTLREFKYQHKWLERRVFVQQTPSEQILEAILGPATAQAQQNAPVAPEGRRPAEIYDYLRIQPKKPPPTVEYVPQPRKEHPPFIDEFGQLIDGDAFDRPEGTGFEGPHRQPPQIPPQPQRPNQAAHDSRRHEQQPQHQGQPQRIPVDQYGRPLVDPRYLNDPSHRPSSLDDAPFYVDKYGNPVHFDKYGRPMAPQNLEKRKLIPQDKGETPSHSKKEKTQHPVATPILASPGGDQQQQKIPMRMIRGERREIEEEIANRILSDISEEGSIAGSLASLEDFEIPKDFQVEASEPSTPTLTPEVTIRETIPKPTPSPTSPQKSPVPQPQGLLIPAKVTYSDSILAGLPAADKKVLEDAENDPSIPVGAPLFLEGLHGSDLTIDTTSASGLIKVTSPAINLSPNPKSPRRSTPGTKSPVVLSPRQEHSMEVLIATKRGKPGFLPPGELAEDIDDEDAFMDDRKKQVKPKDHDGENDFKDEKERLEKDKNRRTVNLDDLDKYRPSAFYKDDSDFGHPGYDIDATPWDSHYQIGPDTYLMAARGAAFNSRVRNYREELFGMGAPTVKQGFLGVRNRDITVRERRRYTDILRETTQGLEPKSHEQSTALLQKAPSATAIERIKADIEKVTPCATKKNDDGTFAPIFTARLRDVYLRKNQPAIFECAVSASPAPKVTWDFQGKILESNDRVTIEQDNNVARLILNHAAPYDLGEYVCTAINEYGTDKSSCRLISGETPSRPGRPEAELSSDTEIFIQWEAPEGPTYLEGITYRLEYRVAGPNDHGDPWITVSEKIDDESVIVKHLSPLGIYQFRVTAQNGFGLGLPSLSSRIVQTHGKGAPKLQIDVLKSEIRLNVVSMPQKSTNQLGGISEESEEDSEARTANEDMKSNLQLQTDDPTGRFQIGGLKFKGRFSVIRDAVDSTTEGHAHCAVKIRHPSSEAISEYESLRDGQHENVQRLIAAFNNSNFLYLLSERLYEDVFSRFVFNDYYTEEQVALTMRQVTSALHFLHFKGIAHLDVNPHNIMFQSKRSWVVKLVDFGRAQKVSGAVKPVDFDTKWASPEFHIPETPVTVQSDMWGMGVVTFCLLAGFHPFTSEYDREEEIKENVINVKCDPNLIPVNASQECLSFATWALKKSPVRRMRTDEALSHKFLSSDPSMVRRRESIKYSASRLRKLAAMIRQPTFSQPISEELESKYGK from the exons tgcaaacTCAACTATCGACGGCCTCTCAAGCCTTGCGCACCCTGGCGTCGAAATTGCTGAGCCAAAAGGAGTCAACCGTGAAACATGTGTTCGTGTCTTTGTTCGTCAACTTCTTCTTGCTCTCAAGCACATGCATGATTTGCGAATTGCCCATCTAGATCTCCGTCCCGAAACCATTCTTCTTCAAGATGATAAGCTGAAATTAGCAGACTTCGGTCAAGCAAGACGCCTTCTACGCGGCCTTATCACCGGAGAAATCAAGGGATCGCCCGAGTTCGTGAGCCCTGAAATCGTGAGAAGTTACCCATTGACCCTGGCAACTGATATGTGGAGTACTGGAGTTTTGACATATGTATT ACTAACCGGATTGTCACCATTCCACGGAGATAATGACAATGAGACCCTTGCAAACGTTGATAGTTGCCAATTTGATTCGTCTCCTCTTGGCAACTTCTCCTATGACGCCGGAGATTTCGTCAAGAAACTGTTGACCGAGATTCCAGTCTCACGTTTGACAGTTGATGAAGCATTAGACCATCCATGGATTAACGAtgaaaagctgaaaactgAACCTTTGTCAGCTGACACGTtgagggaattcaaatatcaGCATAAGTGGCTG GAACGTCGCGTGTTCGTTCAACAGACGCCGTCCGAACAGATTCTTGAAGCAATTCTTGGTCCGGCAACGGCACAAGCTCAACAAAATGCTCCTGTAGCACCGGAAGGTCGACGTCCTGCTGAAATTTACGACTATCTGAGAATTCAGCCGAAAAAGCCACCACCGACTGTGGAATACGTTCCACAACCTAGAAAAGAGCATCCGCCGTTTATTGACGAATTCGGACAACTTATTGACGGAGACGCTTTTGATCGACCAGAGGGTACTGGATTTGAAGGACCACATAG acAACCACCACAAATTCCACCTCAACCTCAACGACCGAACCAGGCAGCTCACGATTCGAGACGACACGAACAACAACCACAACATCAGGGGCAACCACAGCGAATTCCTGTTGATCAATACG gtcGTCCGCTAGTCGACCCACGTTACCTGAACGATCCATCGCACCGCCCGAGTTCCCTTGACGACGCTCCATTCTACGTGGACAAATACGGAAATCCGGTGCACTTTGACAAATACGGTAGACCAATGGCTCCACAAAACTTGGAAAAGCGAAAGCTTATCCCACAAGACAAAGGAGAAACCCCATCtcattccaaaaaagaaaagactCAGCATCCAGTTGCTACACCGATTCTAGCATCGCCGGGAGGAGATCAACAGCAGCAGAAGATCCCGATGAGAATGATCCGTGGGGAACGAAGAGAAATCGAAGAGGAAATTGCGAATAGAATATTATCAGATATTTCTGAAGAAGGATCAATTGCTGGTTCACTTGCCAGtttggaagattttgagaTTCCCAAG gatTTCCAAGTAGAGGCATCTGAGCCATCAACACCAACTCTCACACCAGAAGTAACAATCAGAGAGACTATTCCAAAGCCAACACCATCTCCAACATCCCCACAGAAATCTCCAGTTCCACAACCACAAGGTCTCTTGATTCCAGCAAAGGTCACCTACTCTGACTCAATACTCGCCGGACTCCCTGCAGCAGATAAAAAG GTCCTCGAAGACGCGGAAAACGATCCATCCATCCCAGTCGGTGCTCCACTTTTCCTTGAAGGACTCCACGGATCTGATCTTACAATCGACACGACCTCAGCTTCAGGACTGATCAAAGTCACATCCCCAGCTATCAACCTCAGTCCAAATCCAAAATCTCCACGCCGTTCCACTCCAGGTACAAAGAGTCCAGTTGTGTTGAGTCCACGTCAAGAGCACTCAATGGAAGTATTGATCGCAACAAAGCGAGGAAAACCTGGATTCTTGCCACCAGGAGAACTTGCTGAAGATATTGATGATGAGGATGCATTTATGGATGACAGAAAGAAACAAGTGAAACCAAAGGATCATGATGgagaaaatgatttcaaaGATGAGAAAGAAAGACTGGAGAAGGACAAAAACAGAAGAACTGTTAACTTGGATGATCTTGATAAATATCGTCCAAGTGCATTCTACAAAGATGATAGTGATTTCGGACATCCTGGATATGATATTGATGCAACTCCATGGGACTCACATTATCag ATTGGTCCAGACACTTATCTGATGGCTGCTCGTGGAGCCGCCTTCAACTCCCGAGTCCGTAACTATCGTGAGGAACTCTTCGGAATGGGGGCTCCAACTGTCAAACAGGGATTCCTCGGAGTCAGAAATCGTGACATTACTGTTCGTGAACGTCGTCGTTACACTGATATCCTCCGCGAGACTACACAAGGCCTTGAGCCAAAATCTCATGAGCAATCAACAGCTCTTCTTCAAAAAGCTCCATCAGCAACAGCAATTGAGAGAATTAAGGCTGATATTGAGAAGGTCACGCCGTGTGCCACAAAGAAGAATGATGATGGAA CCTTTGCCCCAATCTTCACTGCCCGTCTCCGTGATGTGTATCTTCGTAAAAACCAACCAGCAATTTTCGAATGCGCTGTTTCAGCCAGCCCGGCTCCAAAAGTTACTTGGGACTTCCAAGGGAAGATTCTAGAGTCTAACGACAGGGTTACAATCGAACAAGATAACAATGTCGCCCGTCTTATCCTTAACCATGCAGCTCCTTACGATCTTGGAGAATACGTGTGCACTGCCATAAATGAATATGGAACAGATAAATCAAGTTGCCGACTGATAAGTGGAGAGACTCCATCTCGTCCAGGAAGACCTGAAGCTGAACTCTCATCTGATACGGAGATTTTCATTCAATGGGAAGCTCCAGAAGGACCAACATATCTGGAAGGTATCACCTACAGACTCGAATATCGTGTTGCAGGACCGAATGATCATGGTGACCCATGGATCACTGTTTCTGAAAAGATTGATGATGAATCTGTAATTGTTAAACATCTATCACCACTTGGAATTTATCAATTCCGAGTCACTGCACAGAATGGATTCGGTCTAGGGCTCCCATCATTGAGTAGCAGAATTGTTCAAACTCACGGAAAAGGAGCACCAAAGTtgcaaattgatgttttgaAATCCGAGATTCGACTGAATGTTGTTTCAATGCCTCAAAAGTCTACAAATCAATTAGGAGGAATTTCGGAGGAAAGTGAAGAGGATTCGGAGGCAAGAACGGCAAATGAAGATATGAAATCAAATCTGCAATTGCAAACTGATGATCCAACAGGACGGTTCCAG ATCGGTGGTCTCAAGTTCAAGGGACGTTTCTCTGTGATCCGCGACGCCGTCGATTCCACAACAGAAGGTCACGCCCATTGCGCTGTGAAGATTCGTCATCCATCGTCTGAAGCGATCTCAGAGTATGAATCGCTTCGTGATGGTCAGCATGAAAATGTTCAACGCCTTATCGCCGCATTCAATAACTCCAATTTCTTGTATCTATTATCGGAAAGACTCTACGAAGATGTGTTTTCTCGTTTTGTGTTCAACGATTATTATACAGAAGAACAAGTTGCATTGACAATGAGACAAGTCACTTCGGCACTTCATTTCTTGCATTTCAAAGG aattGCCCATCTTGATGTGAATCCACACAACATAATGTTCCAATCAAAACGTAGTTGGGTCGTGAAACTAGTTGATTTTGGAAGAGCACAAAAAGTGTCGGGAGCTGTGAAACCAGTTGATTTTGATACTAAATGGGCTTCACCAGAATTCCATATTCCGGAAACTCCGGTTACCGTTCAAAGTGACATGTGGGGTATGGGAGTCGTCACTTTCTGCCt TCTCGCTGGATTCCACCCGTTCACTTCTGAATACGACCGCGAAGAGGAGATCAAGGAGAACGTGATCAATGTGAAATGTGATCCAAATTTGATTCCAGTCAACGCTTCCCAAGAATGCCTTTCATTTGCCACGTGGGCGCTCAAAAAGTCGCCAGTTCGCCGAATGAGAACCGACGAGGCTCTTTCTCATAAGTTCCTTTCTTCAGATCCATCGATGGTTAGAAGGAGGGAATCTATTAA ATACTCTGCATCAAGACTCCGAAAGCTTGCCGCAATGATCCGCCAGCCAACATTCagccaaccaatcagcgaagAGCTCGAGTcgaaatatggaaaataa
- the acd-2 gene encoding DEgenerin Like (Confirmed by transcript evidence) translates to MHLEDGPSTKPPDFENEKTQETSLSGEEFENNSTLGTMRDAKSWAAANKQFANQLVIQVPVNSFKNGKKIKGVGSAFRETKHFSSTTTMHGPKRIFYGKGVARAFWMLIVGLALAMLCFQIFILLQMYFSKPTLSQVSFIVNEGGMDFPAVTVCNFNPIKKSYVRELNVSGDLTGETLEYLLQTNMDAMFLFSNLDRHNLKETHDEAETYFQNHTDFQIIKFLRTAGYDCGEMFMTCYFGGRRFDCCKYMKQKVTSLGKCWELDLRNLAPEWMRKQISPGSEAGLQIVVDAQLEEELKGENDDAKAIFSDIYENGFRYFIHPPGTNAQLTSEGISVSPSRTVYSAIKTVTHNLLNRGNWGNCSENWPEGYNTFLSYSASACRALCIAQFFNDTCGCAPFTYNVDGRKKICAPYESITCMDNHMLKKVNGTDYLELPDCEECHMECQSTSYTSYNSYGDGFNRGSLEWLKKISNKSETHIKNNVAVINIFFLEMFYTSYSQVQATSLTEILSDIGGNMGMFLGMSVITITELSLFFSKIFWIMVSKRRRQYMYSKKTHEKEKEHQLDEAVKEFQERRSRRNSRENISALGHYSNRITPVDDFQTKFGYKNAFSEGNMSNSSLDSVMELKFDINELRRQLNQPSTDGIARIRLPHQTSRQNSTENYYSSSPPIFTIEPMSRKQSKTSLPSSLSPR, encoded by the exons ATGCATCTCGAGGACGGTCCTTCAACGAAACCACCAGATTTTGAGAACGAAAAAACACAAGAGACATCATTGTCGGGAgaagagtttgaaaataattccaCATTAGGAACCATGCGTGATGCTAAATCGTG GGCGGCAGCGAACAAGCAGTTTGCCAATCAACTAGTGATACAAGTTCCAGtaaattccttcaaaaatgggaaaaagatTAAAGGAGTCGGGTCGGCTTTTCGGGAAACTAAACATTTCTCAA GTACAACTACAATGCACGGTCCAAAACGAATATTTTATGGGAAAGGAGTCGCGCGTGCCTTTTGGATGCTTATCGTCGGACTTGCGTTGGCAATGCTTTGTTTTCAGATCTTCATTCTCCTCCAGATGTACTTCTCAAAACCAACACTTTCACAAGTTTCATTTATTGTCAACGAAGGAGGCATGGACTTTCCAGCGGTCACAGTGTGCAATTTCAAtccaatcaaaaaatcatatgttAGAGAATTGAATGTATCTGGAGATCTTACTGGGGAAACATTGGAATATCTTTTACAAACAAATATGGATGCAATGTTTCTGTTTAGTAACTTAGATAGACATAATTTAAAAGAAa CTCATGACGAAGCGGAAACATATTTCCAAAATCACACCGACTtccaaattatcaaatttctaCGGACGGCAGGATACGATTGTGGGGAAATGTTCATGACATGTTACTTTGGAGGAAGAAg ATTCGATTGTTGCAAGTACATGAAgcaaaaagtgacgtcacttGGAAAATGTTGGGAGCTTGATCTCCGAAACTTGGCGCCCGAATGGATGAGAAAACAAATATCGCCGGGAAGTGAAGCAGGACTTCAAATAGTTGTAGACGCTCAATTAGAAGAGGAATTAAAAGGAGAAAATGATGATGCAAAAGCTATCTTCTCAGATATCTATGAAAATGGATTTCGTTACTTTATTCATCCACCTGGGACCAATGCTCAACTGACTTCCGAGGGAATAAGTGTTTCGCCATCTCGAACTGTATACTCTGCTATCAAGACCGTTACT cacaatCTCCTAAACCGTGGCAACTGGGgaaattgttcagaaaattggcCTGAAGGGTATAACACGTTCCTGTCTTACTCTGCATCTGCCTGTCGAGCATTGTGCATTGCACAATTCTTCAATGATACTTGTGGTTGTGCGCCGTTTACCTATAATGTTGATGGAA GAAAGAAGATCTGTGCTCCATACGAATCAATAACCTGTATGGATAATCATATGCTCAAAAAAGTCAACGGAACTGATTATCTTGAGCTTCCCGACTGTGAAGAGTGTCATATGGAATGCCAAAGCACAAGCTACACATCATACAACTCCTATGGAGATGGCTTTAATCGTGGGTCTCTCGAATGGCTCAAGAAGATCAGCAATAAATCGGAAACTCATATCAAGAACAACGTGGCAGTCATCAATATcttctttttggaaatgttctACACATCGTATTCTCAGGTTCAAGCCACCTCATTAACTGAAATTCTATCAGACATTGGTGGTAATATGGGAATGTTTTTGGGAATGTCAGTGATCACAATCACTGAACTTTCTCTattcttttcgaaaattttctggattatGGTCTCGAAGCGAAGAAGGCAGTACATGTACTCCAAGAAAACtcatgaaaaagaaaaagagcatcAATTGGATGAAGCGGTTAAGGAGTTTCAAGAGAGAAGATCCAGAAGAAACTCGAGAGAAAATATCTCAGCACTCGGGCACTACAGTAATCGAATCACGCCTGTTGATGATTTTCAGACTAAGTTCGGATACAAGAATGCGTTTTCTGAAGGGAATATGTCGAATTCTAGTTTAGATAGTGTG ATGGAGCTGAAATTCGACATCAACGAGCTGCGTCGTCAACTGAACCAGCCTTCAACTGACGGAATCGCCCGTATCCGCCTTCCCCACCAAACGAGTCGACAGAATTCTACTGAAAACTACTATTCATCCTCTCCACCAATCTTCACAATTGAGCCAATGTCTCGAAAACAATCGAAAACCTCTTTACCATCATCCTTGTCTCCTCGTTAA